In Porites lutea chromosome 1, jaPorLute2.1, whole genome shotgun sequence, a single genomic region encodes these proteins:
- the LOC140935591 gene encoding uncharacterized protein, giving the protein MFFLRVCNATRYNTVLFNMSDAEDSNVRSRPNPEVVDPSIGAAIQAAVTRSIGSLTDNLTQVIESRLTDFAKRFSEENSSSVEQAVKNARREQYTCKRKGNQQQLDHSLQVLDKLDEASDVLKHKSYEKAKAALESGTELVSKRVKAIKLADKSEFGWATVNEYLSDELASDSDDEKRIYRAERRAERKVTKEKRRRARSSDKGSGSASTSRATSSRYASSDLVSRPEARPARRLGPCFKISTQHFFALLSLFLSSSIMALPHRP; this is encoded by the coding sequence ATGTTCTTCCTTCGGGTCTGCAACGCCACACGCTACAACACTGTTCTGTTTAACATGAGTGACGCGGAGGACAGCAATGTTCGTTCTCGTCCGAACCCTGAAGTCGTAGATCCTTCTATTGGCGCTGCTATACAGGCTGCCGTTACTCGTTCTATAGGTTCTTTAACCGACAACCTTACACAGGTCATCGAATCTCGGCTTACCGATTTTGCCAAGCGTTTTTCAGAGGAAAACAGTTCGTCCGTTGAGCAAGCTGTTAAGAATGCGCGCCGCGAGCAATACACGTGCAAGAGAAAGGGTAACCAGCAGCAGTTAGACCATTCCCTCCAGGTGCTGGACAAGCTAGACGAAGCTTCCGACGTACTGAAGCACAaatcttatgaaaaagctaaggCTGCTTTGGAGTCAGGTACGGAATTAGTGTCCAAGCGTGTTAAAGCAATAAAGCTAGCCGACAAGAGCGAGTTTGGATGGGCGACGGTCAATGAGTATCTATCCGACGAACTCGCCTCTGACTCAGATGATGAGAAGAGAATTTACCGGGCCGAGAGGAGAGCGGAGAGAAAGGTCACTAAGGAAAAACGTCGTCGTGCCCGTTCTAGCGACAAAGGCAGTGGCTCCGCCTCTACTTCTCGGGCGACTTCGTCAAGATACGCATCCAGCGATTTGGTTTCACGCCCGGAGGCTAGACCAGCGCGTCGTTTGGGCCCCTGTTTTAAGATAAGTACCCAGCACTTTTTCGCTTTactatctttgtttctttcttcgtCGATTATGGCGTTACCGCACAGGCCATAA